ggggcacaaagggcattattactgtgaagggggcagaatgggcatttctactatgaagggggcacagagccataggacattactacaatgaagagggagaagtgggcattactactatgaatgggacacaatggggattattactatgaagggggcacaattacTATaaggggggcacaaagagggcattacaactgtgaaaggggcacagggggcataactactgtgagggggacacacatctatacaaaactactgtgaaggttgtacaatgagggcaatactactgtaagggggtacaATTTTGTGAAAGTATTGGGGGGGCGagagaaaggacctgccccaggtgccaaataggataggtcatcagtatctgattggtgggggtccaacaccagggccccgcgccgatcagctgttctagaAGCCACGATGCTCgctgtagcgccgcggccttctctcagctctgcctaggccgtgtgacatcacgttcatcggttacatggcccaggtgcagctcagccccattgaagtgtatggggctgagctgtgataccaagcacggccacaatacaacgtacggcgctgtgctgggtgagctgagagaaggcagaggcgctactacaagcactggtgccttctcaaccagctgattggcgggggtcctggatCTCTTTAATAAAGACTGTGATATTTACCTGCTCAAGGATCCTCAAAATCCGAAGAACAGAAGAATTGATGTTCCACAGATGTCCCagtttggtaaaaaataaaagctaaaatatttcCCAAATGTATATTATATAATTCATTGACGATCATGGCAAATAGTCACATGACACAAGACTATCCGGTCTCCGCCGCGGCCAGTGTCGGCTGTggcaatgtcaaaccagatgAGCCCAGCCGAGCATTGCAGGCTTGGAAGAGAAGGAGCGGAGAGCCagcgccaggaagcaggtaagtaatcttccctttacagaTCCAGTAAAGTGGGGGAGTTTGCCAAACCccctcattcttgcacaacccctttaagatctacaATTATAACAACTGTAACTACACTTCTGAATATACTGAAATTTTCTTTTAATTCCTACTTCAATATATATGCAATATTTTTATAACAAAACTGAGTCTTCTCGCTATAAATGATagcaagaaaaaatatggaaatttaTGGCATATTTTACAGGAAGGATTTAGAATTGCTTgttccctgtgtgaattctctgatgttgaaCAAGAGATGATTTCCgagtaaaacatttgccacattctgaacacgaatacagcttctctcctgtgtgaattctctgatggctCTTAAgagatgatttttttgcaaaacatttatcacattctgaacatgaatatggcttatctcctgtgtgaattctctgatgttcaaAAAGAGATGATTTCCaagtaaaacatttgccacattcagaacatgaatatggtttctcccctgtgtgaattctctgatgttcaaAAATAGATGTTTTCCgagtgaaacatttcccacattctgaacatgaaaatggcttctctcctgtgtgaaatctTTGATGTTGAAGAAGGCCTGATTTCCAAATAAAACATTtgtcacattctgagcatgaatacgGCTTTTTCTGAGCTCTTTGGGTTCCAGAACATTTTCCGTCAGTTTCATTCTGAGTAAGAGTATGTGATGAATTAGAAGATTGGACTTGTTTTAAAGGATGAGATGATAGATTTTTGCTGTGAAGGTCTGAGGGTACATCTGGGATAATGGCACGCTCTTCATGTGTATCTGATATGACACCTGGATCATCTGCATTATAATATGTAGATACGAGATGTTTCTCCAAGCGCCAAGTACAGTCATCTACCAAGAACAAAACATtatattaattaaaaataattttagaatTCTTTTACAAATTGAAGGCAGCTATCAAAATTCATAACTGACAAGAGGGCTGTCCAATTGTGTCATGTGACCCCACACCTAAAAGCAGAATGGCCCTAAGTACATAGAAGGGTCAGGCAAGAAGAACAGAGCTGTTACAACAGGCAAGAGCCAGGCAATCATATGCACAGGATTCTCACATCCTGGAGATCAATCATCTCACACAGGGAggctcaatctgcggccctccagctgttgcaaggctacaactccaagcatgccctaatagatgtaggctgtccaggcatgctgggagttgtagttttgcaacagttaaaGGACCGCAAGTTGGGCATCTGTGATCTaacagaatattgtgaaaaagattCTTTGCCCGGcgtcagaaggaggaggagacgctgcCCCCGTCCATGAACAGCATACAACAATTGATGGCAATGTTACAGCAGAAGGAATAAGAAGGGGCCAAGTCCATAACCAATACTGATGCTGTGATGTGGGACCAGTTTGTGTTACATCTCAGAAATCAACCATAGCAAAGAAACCGGTGTGAGAAACTCATAGTTACATTGCCTTAAGAGAGGACACAGGTTCATCAAGTTTAATCTATTTTGATCAAGTGAGAACCTGAACGGACTATACACCAGTTGTTGAAGGCAGAAATAACCTTAGGAAAGAAGAAGAAGCCAACTGAAAAATGTAATAACTGACTCTAGCATTATAACAATAAGTCATTGTACGCAACAGAGGTGTCAGGATGGCCAGGAAACCTACCCCCTATTAGAGGTATGGCAGCCCAATAATCACAACTTCCTGTATGGAAGACACATATGTGGACATCTTACATATTCCTGATTTGGACACCAGAATCCAGTGCAGTCCAGAGTGTGACATGAGGCCTGTGAAATGCTGCACAGAGGGACACCAGGACACGTCCAGGAGATTCATGGAAGAGACCTGTCACCCTGATATTACTGAGCACGTCCTGGAGAGTCACAGCGCAGACCTGAGGGAGTCGTTACCACCTTAGTGTACTGGGCTAGGATCAGCAGGAACACTCCTACtgcttcctcctctcctgtctacTAGTATGTTGGGGCAGTTGCTATGTATTATACCGTAGCTGATCTCTTGCTCAGCCGACCTCTCTTCTGTAGGTCACCTTGTTTGGAGAGGAGCTCCTGACCGGTTAGCCTCGCTGTAAATATTCCTAGTTTCTGCAGGGGCTGCTGGTTATAGTGTAAGCTCTGTGCTTTTCAGTCCAGAAATCCTTTTATTTTCTAGTATCTCTCCTAGTTTTCCTCATCCGTGTAGTTTTGTTCTTATGATCAGTCCAGTCTTTACCTCTGATTCTTGTAGTCTGTGTGTGTGGTTGGGGGGTGGGGATGTTCCATGTTTCAGTCTGTCCTGCCTTGATTCTAGTTCAGCTCTGCTCACTTTGGGTTGGGTCTCAGTGTCCTCCTGTTGTCTGTTTTAGGGTCAGTTTTACAGATTAGGATTTTTCATAGGAAGGTCTTAAGGGACAGTGATGCCTGGTATTAGGGTCAGCGTGTAAGGACAGATCTAGGGAAGGTTTCAGGGAAAGCTCCAGTCAGGGCCACTTATTGTCTGTTCACCATATAACCCCCATCAtccgtctgttccattgtctgatAACCATCCCCATCCTGTTCTAGTCATCTACTGATGATCTCCTATCTCCTGGCTttcttcttagggtactttcacacttgcgttgtttgattccggcaggcagttccgttgcctgatcaggcaaactgtatgagAACGCATgtcatcctgatcagtctgaaaaatgcccgatcagtcagaaaaatgcattgcaatgctggatccgtttttccggtgtcatcagtcaaaacggatccagtatttatttttttctcatttttaaaggtctgtgcatgcgcagaccggaaggacggatccggcattttgaatgctggatccggcacaaatacattcatatggaaaaaaatgcgGCATTCAGGAttgtcttcattttttttcaccggagataaaaccgtagcatgctacggttttatcttttgcctgatcagtcaaaatgactgaactgaagacatcctgaacggattactctccattcagaatgcatagggatatgcctgatcagttcttttccggtatagagcccctgtgacggaactcaatgccggaaaagaaaaccgcaagtgtgaaagtacccttacctgctAGTGTTGGGATATGCGCTTTGTATTATTCTTCATGGGATGGTCTGGCTATTACACAGTTTGGTCCTACTGTAAATCCTGGGGGTATCTGAGTACTGGGGGACACTGTAAGTACCTGAGGAAGGCGCCTGCTATAGGGGAAGTCCAGTTCAGGATCATTACAGTTACAGACTCGTCTCTGCTTCAtttagtggtcactactcacctgggctcttatctgtaggaatgtcctcctcACACTGgtcatcgcccctcacatctgtctctgtagggatctcctccttgtattcctcatcgcccctcacatctgtctctgtagggatctcctccttgtattcctcatcgcccctcacatctgtctctgtagggatctcctccttgtattcctcatcgcccctcacatctgtctctgtaggaatctcctccttgtattcctcatcgcccctcacatctgtctctgtaggaatctcctccttgtattcctcatcgcccctcacatctgtctctgtagggatctcctccttgtattcctcatcgcccctcacatctgtctctgtagggatctcctccttgtattcctcatcgcccctcacatctgtctctgtaggaatctcctccttgtattcctcatcgcccctcacatctgtctctgtagggatctcctccttgtattcctcatcgccccccacatctgtctctgtaggaatgtcctccttgtattcctcatcgcccctcacatctgtctctgtaggagtctccttgtattcctcatcgcccctcacatctgtctctgtaggagtctccttgtattcctcatcgcccctcacatctgtctctgtagggatctcctccttgtattcctcatcgcccctcacatctgtctctgtaggagtctccttgtattcctcatcgcccctcacatctgtctctgtagggatctcctccttgtattcctcatcgcccctcacatctgtctctgtagggatctcctccttgtattcctcatcgcccctcacatctgtctctgtagggatctccttcttgtattcctcatcgcccctcacatctgtctctgtagggatctcctcctcgtattcctcatcgcccctcacatctgtctctgtaccattaatattgttcagatcttcaTCCTGAtttaaaatgtgtgaaacaaataTTGTGAATTACAGGACAGTTGGACAAGTTGAGTGGATTGTTTTAGATGCCTACAAAAGATCATTAAAAGAGTTTTTTATCTTTAAACTTGTGTAATAGACCCCTTCAGAGAGGCGGACCCCCGGTGGAGTTCATACTTACTTGGTCCCTGCCTCTGTGTTCTGGCTTCATTGCCCCACTGTTGACTCTGCAGGTGCTGTGTC
This sequence is a window from Bufo gargarizans isolate SCDJY-AF-19 chromosome 5, ASM1485885v1, whole genome shotgun sequence. Protein-coding genes within it:
- the LOC122939174 gene encoding gastrula zinc finger protein XlCGF71.1-like isoform X3 codes for the protein MRSREIQSEDNTREMSASSPSTGWSDDPGVISDTHEERAIIPDVPSDLHSKNLSSHPLKQVQSSNSSHTLTQNETDGKCSGTQRAQKKPYSCSECDKCFIWKSGLLQHQRFHTGEKPFSCSECGKCFTRKTSIFEHQRIHTGEKPYSCSECGKCFTWKSSLFEHQRIHTGDKPYSCSECDKCFAKKSSLKSHQRIHTGEKLYSCSECGKCFTRKSSLVQHQRIHTGNKQF